The Calditrichota bacterium genome includes a window with the following:
- a CDS encoding T9SS type A sorting domain-containing protein: MKKYIKYISEPSTIIILCAMSLLGSASIGLAQDSPWSTVAPMNTPKYGHGQCTVNGKIYVFGGTEVFNNGCGDAGSKTVEEYNPETNSWSLKKPMPTPRGAPASVVNDTIYVIGGGLIVCQGGLKLVEAYDPHTDSWSTKDSMNVGRWGLSTSVVNGKIYAIGGINYNTGNYISAVEEFDPDSNSWSFKEPMPTERAYFNTCVVDEKIYAFGGAKSVNNSNTTLDIIEVYDPGTNTWETKKPMPFVLQNFSVTSLNGLIYIFGGTSSPAGEPVSNAWEYNPQTEEWKSLSKTPIWRRNTQSSEIDGKIYITGGSITDWPLHPINEVEVYNPQNDLFPLFENLYVDKSFAMAGVDSVLITSEINNPTGITLNAKIEAGEATVYSVELFDDGDHNDGNAEDGLFANSWMAQSGIEGNFSIKLQVTRIDSDTVVNHLDTDVVFTTIGPVQLTEPAYLDTSYLESTNTQFILLILQNSGKITSAENLSIELKTEDPRVERMEIGTRTFPDLEAGVIDTSTIFNYFAFEYAENMIPDCTLTKPIPFDVIISSDEYPFWHSSFDFVAKNLFPTAITDKFDHLPKEFALNQNYPNPFNPTTAISYQLAKTSEVELSIFNLLGQKVVTLVSKKQTAGSYKVEWDASVFSSGVYLYRLETGDGFIQTQKLVLLK, from the coding sequence ATGAAGAAGTATATCAAATATATTTCAGAACCATCAACTATCATCATTCTGTGTGCAATGAGTCTATTGGGTAGTGCTTCCATAGGTCTGGCCCAAGACAGTCCCTGGTCCACAGTAGCGCCAATGAACACTCCAAAATACGGCCATGGACAGTGTACCGTAAATGGAAAAATTTATGTTTTTGGAGGTACTGAAGTTTTTAATAACGGATGTGGCGATGCTGGTTCTAAGACCGTTGAGGAATATAATCCGGAAACAAATAGCTGGTCGTTAAAAAAACCCATGCCAACCCCAAGAGGAGCCCCTGCAAGTGTTGTAAATGATACAATCTATGTGATTGGAGGAGGTCTAATAGTTTGCCAGGGTGGCTTGAAATTAGTAGAGGCGTATGACCCGCATACGGATAGCTGGTCGACAAAAGATAGTATGAATGTAGGCCGATGGGGTTTATCAACCAGTGTGGTTAACGGAAAGATTTATGCCATTGGGGGAATCAATTATAATACAGGTAACTACATCAGTGCTGTTGAGGAATTTGATCCGGATTCAAATAGCTGGTCATTTAAAGAACCAATGCCAACCGAGCGGGCCTATTTTAATACATGTGTTGTTGATGAAAAAATTTACGCTTTTGGGGGAGCAAAATCGGTAAATAATTCGAATACAACACTGGATATTATCGAGGTATATGATCCCGGGACAAATACGTGGGAAACAAAGAAACCCATGCCTTTTGTGCTTCAAAATTTCTCCGTCACTTCTTTGAATGGATTGATTTACATTTTTGGAGGAACATCAAGCCCCGCAGGTGAGCCCGTATCAAATGCTTGGGAATATAACCCGCAAACTGAAGAATGGAAATCATTAAGTAAAACTCCAATATGGAGAAGAAACACGCAATCCAGTGAAATAGACGGAAAAATATATATCACCGGCGGGTCAATAACAGACTGGCCTCTTCATCCCATTAATGAAGTAGAAGTATACAACCCGCAAAATGATTTATTTCCATTGTTTGAAAATCTTTATGTCGACAAAAGCTTTGCCATGGCAGGTGTCGACAGTGTTTTGATTACTTCAGAAATTAACAATCCAACAGGGATTACACTTAATGCAAAGATTGAAGCAGGAGAGGCTACTGTTTACAGCGTAGAGCTTTTTGATGATGGTGACCATAATGATGGCAATGCAGAAGATGGCCTCTTTGCTAATTCCTGGATGGCGCAATCAGGCATAGAAGGCAATTTTTCAATTAAGCTCCAGGTGACACGAATCGATTCGGATACTGTAGTTAATCATTTGGACACTGATGTTGTTTTTACAACAATCGGGCCTGTTCAACTAACGGAACCAGCTTATCTTGATACAAGCTACCTGGAATCAACAAACACCCAGTTTATCTTATTAATTCTGCAAAACTCTGGTAAAATCACATCTGCAGAAAATCTATCAATTGAACTCAAAACAGAAGACCCCCGAGTAGAAAGAATGGAAATAGGTACAAGAACCTTTCCTGATCTTGAAGCAGGAGTAATTGATACTAGCACAATTTTCAATTATTTCGCTTTTGAGTATGCGGAAAACATGATTCCAGACTGCACACTCACAAAACCAATTCCATTTGATGTAATAATATCCAGTGATGAATATCCTTTCTGGCATTCATCATTTGATTTTGTAGCTAAGAATCTTTTTCCAACAGCCATTACTGACAAGTTTGATCATTTGCCAAAAGAATTTGCCCTTAATCAAAACTACCCCAACCCCTTTAATCCTACAACAGCAATCAGTTATCAATTGGCAAAAACCAGTGAGGTTGAATTATCAATATTTAATCTTCTCGGACAAAAGGTGGTTACTCTGGTTTCTAAAAAACAAACAGCAGGAAGTTACAAAGTTGAATGGGATGCCAGTGTTTTTTCCAGTGGAGTATATTTGTATAGATTAGAAACAGGTGATGGTTTTATTCAAACCCAAAAACTTGTCCTTTTAAAGTAG
- a CDS encoding ABC transporter ATP-binding protein, translating into MALIELKHVNKTYNTSAVPVHAVKNVDLQIEEKEFTAIVGPSGSGKTTLLNILGGLDKPNQGNVTIAGNEITAMSSNKLIDFRLRNIGFVFQAYNLIPVFTARENVEFIMLLQGVNKEEREKKASQLLQDVGLGDRLDSRPSQLSGGQQQRVAVARALASHPAFVLADEPTANLDSESAESLLDMMEEMNKKHNMTFIFSTHDARVIKRAKRVITLEDGMVKNN; encoded by the coding sequence ATGGCCTTAATTGAATTAAAGCATGTAAATAAAACATATAATACTTCTGCTGTACCTGTGCATGCAGTAAAAAATGTAGATCTTCAAATTGAAGAAAAAGAATTCACTGCCATCGTCGGTCCATCTGGCTCGGGAAAAACAACCCTGCTTAATATTTTAGGCGGATTGGACAAACCAAACCAAGGCAATGTTACAATTGCCGGTAACGAGATTACAGCAATGAGCAGTAATAAATTAATAGACTTCAGGTTAAGAAATATTGGCTTTGTTTTTCAGGCTTATAATCTTATACCTGTTTTTACCGCCAGGGAAAATGTTGAATTTATAATGCTCCTGCAAGGTGTTAATAAAGAAGAACGAGAGAAAAAAGCCAGCCAGCTTTTACAAGATGTAGGGCTGGGCGATCGTCTGGATAGCAGGCCTTCTCAGCTTTCCGGTGGGCAGCAACAAAGAGTTGCCGTGGCAAGGGCTCTTGCTTCTCATCCGGCATTTGTATTGGCAGATGAACCAACAGCTAATCTGGATTCAGAATCAGCGGAATCATTATTGGATATGATGGAAGAGATGAACAAAAAACATAACATGACTTTTATATTCTCAACCCATGATGCCCGGGTAATCAAACGCGCTAAAAGGGTTATTACGCTTGAAGACGGAATGGTGAAAAATAATTAA
- a CDS encoding ABC transporter permease translates to MLLILAWKNIWRNKKRSMIIVLAITFGLWGGLFSGAMMMGMAESMVNTAIDRNLAHIQIHHQEFSKERDINAFIPNGAETTSELRKVQNIDAISARVLIDGMAASPASSFGVNIIGINAPDEKEVTDIDENLIDGVFFESDRKNQIIIGKKLAERLNLRLRKKVVLSFPGIDESVVYLACRVVGIFKTESSVFDGMTVFVQQKDLFRSLGSEPLYHEIAIRTTSAGVMQSVVESAKAKYPKQKIQTWKELAPELGYMAEMMDYFTYLFVGIILFALLFGITNTMLMSVLDRVRELGMLIAVGMKKWRVFFMILIETILLSLTGGLSGFLVGATSISYFSFNGMDFSGLATSFESFGMSTMIYPYLPAMMYLGLTIMVIIAANIAALMPALKAIKLEPAVAIRSF, encoded by the coding sequence ATGCTGCTCATTTTAGCCTGGAAAAATATCTGGCGAAATAAAAAAAGAAGTATGATCATCGTATTAGCAATTACTTTTGGTTTATGGGGTGGTTTATTTTCCGGAGCGATGATGATGGGAATGGCCGAGTCTATGGTTAATACAGCCATTGACCGAAATCTTGCCCATATTCAAATTCATCACCAGGAGTTTAGCAAAGAGCGGGATATAAATGCATTTATTCCCAATGGTGCAGAAACAACTTCTGAATTAAGGAAAGTACAAAATATAGATGCCATTTCTGCCCGGGTACTGATTGACGGAATGGCTGCTTCACCAGCTTCATCATTTGGTGTCAATATTATCGGGATTAATGCACCTGACGAAAAAGAAGTTACAGATATCGATGAAAACCTTATTGATGGTGTCTTTTTTGAATCCGACCGCAAAAACCAAATTATTATTGGCAAAAAACTTGCTGAACGCTTAAACCTGCGTCTGCGAAAAAAAGTAGTTTTAAGCTTTCCAGGGATTGATGAATCAGTGGTTTATTTGGCTTGCCGGGTCGTTGGGATTTTTAAAACCGAATCATCTGTATTTGATGGAATGACTGTTTTTGTCCAACAAAAAGACCTGTTCCGATCTCTGGGAAGTGAACCACTTTATCATGAAATCGCAATTAGGACAACCTCTGCAGGAGTAATGCAAAGTGTAGTTGAATCTGCAAAAGCAAAATATCCCAAACAAAAAATCCAAACCTGGAAAGAGCTGGCTCCAGAGCTTGGCTACATGGCAGAAATGATGGATTATTTTACATATCTTTTTGTCGGTATAATCCTTTTTGCGCTGCTTTTTGGAATCACTAATACAATGCTCATGTCCGTATTAGACAGGGTGCGAGAATTGGGTATGCTGATTGCTGTTGGAATGAAAAAATGGCGGGTATTTTTTATGATTCTGATCGAAACAATTTTGCTATCCTTAACAGGTGGATTAAGCGGATTCTTAGTTGGTGCTACTTCGATAAGCTATTTTAGCTTTAATGGAATGGATTTTTCCGGATTGGCTACAAGCTTTGAAAGTTTTGGAATGAGCACTATGATTTATCCGTATCTTCCGGCAATGATGTATTTAGGATTGACAATAATGGTGATAATAGCCGCCAACATTGCAGCTTTAATGCCGGCATTGAAAGCAATAAAACTGGAACCAGCAGTGGCAATCAGATCGTTTTAG
- a CDS encoding ABC transporter permease, with protein MYFSLSWRNLWRNKKRTLIITASVFFAVIFSSLMRSIQIGTWEQIVHSSAKIFTGYAQIQGNGFWDNRSLDKSFLINPEFEEKIQKTVHVTSITPRLESFALLSKDTNTKIAQIIGIDPQSENNMNYLQSRIIKGEFLNETSKGILLGNGLSERLKTDVGDSLVLYGQGYRGQTAAALLPVLGIVELPLSKLDNMTAYLSLSNAQYIYGIDERITSLSIMIDNAKNLPDALKTIESFLPNDAVLMSWNEMLPELEQTVMTKQVSGMIMSGILYIVIGFGIFGTVMMMTSERQKEFAILVSVGMQKARLIWSTTIETIMFSFLGVVIGMMGSLPIVLYMHNNPIRFTGEVAEMYENYGYEAEMHFSADENIFISQALIVLIIALISALHPMFFIKNLNPVETIKK; from the coding sequence ATGTACTTCTCATTAAGCTGGCGCAACTTATGGCGCAATAAAAAACGAACCCTGATAATAACTGCTTCAGTATTTTTTGCAGTAATATTTTCTTCATTAATGCGATCCATTCAAATCGGCACCTGGGAACAGATTGTACATTCTTCTGCAAAAATATTTACCGGATATGCGCAAATTCAGGGAAATGGATTTTGGGATAACCGTTCGTTAGATAAAAGTTTTTTAATCAATCCTGAGTTTGAAGAAAAAATTCAAAAAACTGTGCATGTCACATCTATTACGCCGCGTCTGGAATCTTTCGCCCTACTTTCCAAAGATACAAACACAAAGATAGCTCAAATAATTGGCATTGATCCGCAATCAGAAAACAATATGAATTATTTACAATCCAGAATTATTAAAGGTGAGTTTTTAAATGAAACCTCGAAAGGAATTCTGCTTGGCAATGGGTTGTCAGAACGCTTAAAAACAGATGTTGGCGACAGCCTTGTTTTATATGGCCAGGGATATCGTGGACAAACAGCAGCGGCGCTTTTACCTGTTTTGGGAATCGTGGAACTTCCTTTATCTAAACTGGACAACATGACCGCATATCTGAGCCTATCCAATGCTCAATATATTTATGGTATTGATGAGCGAATCACTTCTCTCTCCATTATGATCGACAATGCGAAGAACTTACCAGATGCACTGAAAACCATAGAAAGTTTTTTGCCTAATGATGCTGTTTTAATGAGTTGGAACGAAATGCTGCCCGAGCTGGAGCAAACAGTGATGACCAAGCAGGTAAGTGGAATGATTATGTCCGGAATCCTTTATATAGTGATTGGGTTTGGCATATTTGGCACAGTTATGATGATGACTTCTGAGCGCCAAAAGGAATTTGCTATCCTGGTCTCGGTTGGCATGCAGAAAGCACGTCTGATTTGGTCAACAACAATCGAAACAATTATGTTTTCATTTTTAGGTGTTGTGATTGGGATGATGGGCAGTTTGCCAATTGTATTATACATGCATAATAACCCAATCCGTTTTACGGGTGAAGTTGCAGAGATGTATGAAAACTATGGCTATGAAGCCGAAATGCATTTTAGTGCAGATGAAAATATTTTTATCAGCCAGGCGCTTATTGTGCTGATAATTGCGCTAATCTCCGCTTTACACCCAATGTTTTTTATAAAAAATTTAAATCCTGTTGAAACGATAAAAAAATAA
- a CDS encoding ABC transporter permease, with product MYLSLSWRNLWRNKRRTLIMAASVFFAVILASIMRSGQRGSYSFMIDSSAKIFTGYLQIQGEGFWDNRSLDKSIDIPNQQKELFEQIEEVTSVTPRLESFALLSKGNSTKVAQVIGIDPTAEDEMTGLKSRIIEGSYINAQSDGLLVGKGLASRLKAEIGDSLVLYGMGYHGQTAAAKLPISGIVDLPFEKMDNSIVYLELKNSQHIYGTGNRVTSLSFMISNVRYLDNILTELYQIIDPDLVVMTWDEMMPELKQNIQVDNISGIIMLIILYVVIGFGVFGTVMMMISERRREFSILISVGMKKKGLIFTTIIETILVSFLGVFAGVIGSLPLLYYLKNNPIYMAGEAAVAYEKLGIEPVMNFSTDEIIFFSQAIAVLIIAIFSAIYPFLFIRKLKPVDGLRA from the coding sequence ATGTACTTATCCCTTAGCTGGCGCAATTTATGGCGCAATAAACGGCGAACTTTAATTATGGCAGCCTCAGTTTTTTTCGCGGTTATTCTGGCCTCAATAATGCGCTCCGGACAGCGTGGTTCTTATTCTTTCATGATTGATTCTTCAGCAAAAATTTTCACCGGTTATCTGCAGATCCAGGGTGAAGGCTTTTGGGATAATCGCTCGCTGGATAAAAGTATAGATATTCCTAACCAACAAAAAGAACTCTTTGAACAAATTGAAGAGGTTACCTCTGTTACTCCACGCCTGGAATCGTTTGCACTATTATCCAAAGGCAACAGTACAAAAGTTGCCCAGGTAATTGGAATCGATCCAACTGCAGAAGACGAAATGACCGGTCTAAAATCCAGAATAATTGAAGGTTCCTACATAAATGCGCAATCTGATGGACTGCTGGTTGGGAAGGGTTTGGCAAGCCGACTTAAAGCAGAGATTGGTGACAGTCTTGTTTTATATGGAATGGGTTATCATGGACAAACTGCTGCGGCAAAGCTTCCTATAAGTGGCATCGTTGATCTTCCATTTGAAAAAATGGATAATTCCATAGTCTATTTAGAATTGAAAAACAGTCAACACATTTATGGCACGGGAAACCGCGTTACATCTCTCTCATTTATGATATCAAACGTCCGCTACCTGGATAACATTTTAACTGAGCTTTACCAAATCATTGATCCTGATTTAGTTGTAATGACATGGGATGAAATGATGCCGGAGCTCAAACAAAATATCCAGGTTGATAATATAAGCGGAATTATTATGCTGATTATTCTTTATGTGGTTATCGGCTTTGGCGTTTTTGGAACAGTAATGATGATGATTTCTGAACGACGAAGAGAGTTTTCTATTCTAATTTCTGTTGGGATGAAAAAGAAAGGGCTTATTTTTACAACCATAATTGAAACCATACTTGTTTCATTTTTAGGGGTTTTTGCTGGTGTAATAGGCAGTTTACCGCTGCTGTATTATTTAAAAAACAATCCTATTTACATGGCAGGAGAAGCAGCTGTAGCTTATGAAAAACTGGGTATTGAACCTGTTATGAATTTTAGCACAGATGAAATTATTTTCTTTTCACAAGCAATTGCTGTTTTAATTATAGCCATTTTTTCTGCCATTTATCCTTTTTTATTTATTCGTAAACTAAAGCCTGTAGATGGCTTAAGAGCTTAA
- a CDS encoding outer membrane lipoprotein-sorting protein, with the protein MITQRINIHILLLAFSTTLLFSQESALDIVKKSNDLIRSKSSYAEFKMIIIKPDWSREVAMKVWSIEPDYSLLLVTAPARDKGMVTLKRKQEVWNFIPSVQKTIKIPPSMMLQSWMGSDFTNDDLVRQSSIVEDYQHQVIGEEEYEGYLCHKVELIPNPEAGVVWGKIIMWISKKGFLQLKIDYYDEDDFLVKTMKGSQIKQLGGRLIPTYWEMIPVDEPGQKTVLEYLDIEFNKKIRTNFFSQQNMKRVR; encoded by the coding sequence ATGATTACACAGCGAATCAATATTCATATTTTATTGCTGGCCTTTAGTACTACCCTACTCTTTTCGCAGGAGAGCGCCCTGGATATTGTTAAGAAATCAAATGACCTGATCCGCTCTAAAAGCAGTTATGCAGAATTTAAAATGATAATTATAAAACCAGATTGGTCTCGCGAAGTTGCGATGAAAGTATGGTCAATTGAGCCAGATTACTCGCTTCTTTTAGTAACAGCCCCGGCACGGGATAAAGGAATGGTTACGCTGAAGAGAAAACAGGAAGTGTGGAATTTCATACCATCGGTCCAAAAAACCATTAAAATACCTCCTTCAATGATGCTGCAATCCTGGATGGGTTCGGATTTTACAAATGATGACCTTGTCCGTCAATCCTCAATTGTCGAAGATTACCAACATCAAGTTATAGGTGAAGAAGAATATGAAGGATATCTCTGCCACAAAGTTGAACTTATCCCAAATCCTGAAGCGGGGGTTGTTTGGGGGAAAATAATAATGTGGATTTCCAAGAAAGGCTTTCTTCAATTGAAAATTGATTACTACGATGAAGATGATTTCTTAGTCAAAACAATGAAAGGCAGCCAAATTAAGCAACTTGGTGGTCGACTTATTCCAACATATTGGGAAATGATTCCGGTGGACGAACCCGGCCAAAAAACAGTTTTGGAGTATCTCGATATTGAGTTTAACAAAAAAATCCGGACAAACTTTTTTTCACAACAAAATATGAAAAGAGTACGCTGA
- a CDS encoding TetR/AcrR family transcriptional regulator, which yields MAPKIIDKEEKKKQIVQAAMQVFSKNGIAKSKMIDIAKAAGIGKGTIYEYFRSKEEIFSSAFHSMFGEMEIMISEGLVNITDPIKKLEFIIGITLDYHRDDAGEFAGIMMDFWAEGIRTKNEHAVQTIDLKQIYQQYRILLSQIVHEGIEKGVFKYVDANAFSAITMGALDGLFLQIIMDPKVINIDEVKKTFTDTLLAGLLTKT from the coding sequence ATGGCACCAAAAATTATTGACAAAGAAGAAAAGAAAAAGCAAATAGTCCAGGCTGCTATGCAGGTATTTTCAAAAAACGGTATAGCAAAATCTAAAATGATTGATATTGCAAAAGCCGCAGGAATTGGCAAAGGTACAATCTATGAATACTTCCGCAGTAAAGAAGAAATTTTCAGCTCTGCTTTCCATTCTATGTTTGGCGAAATGGAAATAATGATAAGTGAAGGGTTGGTAAACATAACCGATCCAATTAAAAAATTAGAATTTATTATTGGAATTACGTTGGACTACCATCGAGATGATGCGGGTGAGTTTGCCGGGATTATGATGGATTTCTGGGCTGAAGGGATTCGAACTAAAAATGAACATGCAGTACAAACTATCGACCTTAAACAGATTTACCAACAATACCGGATCCTGCTTTCGCAAATTGTGCATGAAGGAATTGAAAAAGGGGTTTTTAAGTATGTTGATGCCAATGCTTTTTCTGCTATAACCATGGGAGCACTCGATGGACTTTTCCTGCAAATTATCATGGATCCAAAAGTTATAAATATTGATGAAGTGAAAAAAACGTTTACAGACACATTGCTTGCAGGATTATTGACCAAAACCTGA
- a CDS encoding TonB-dependent receptor, translating into MGRLSTYRIIFSFFISLFLLGTAFGQTGKIAGSVYDADNGDPLVGVNVEVLDQFTGAATDGNGEYVITIAEGSYTLRITIIGYESVDKDVKVISGETTRIDFETNQTIAELADVVVVIGSRAQRPRTSTESVVPVDVIDIQQLVSQAPQVTVNEILNYAAPSFSSNTQTISDGTDHIDPASLRGLGPDQVLVLINGKRRHTTSLVNVNGTFGRGNVGTDLNSIPSAAIKRVEVLRDGAAAQYGSDAIAGVINIVLRDATDKLNVTTNAGSYYSSESEGDNDGSYENVSMNYGLPLGTEGGFINFTGSYEDRDPTNRMKEWEGQIFAGYNSTDPNYSGDPDADITDAELARRGQTRSDYNMRVGQAAYKSGSVFLNMAIPTSKTSEVYAFGGLSYRNGNSAGFYRLPYQERTVTSVYHNGFLPEINSIIHDRSFAIGIRGKAKGWDLDLSNTWGTNTFQFQIGNTLNASLEDATKTSYNSGGHGFTQNTANFDASRHLDDIMEGLNMAFGFEYRYENYEIIAGEEGSYAKYDKLGNIVTPNTPDSLIVRGPNGSARPGGAQVFPGFRPSNELSEYRTSAAFYADVEVDFTESLFGTAAYRFEDYSDFGSTNNFKIAGRVQATDDFAVRGAFSTGFRAPSLHQIYFNSTSTLFVDGIPNEVGSFSNDSRVAQILGIPKLKEETSQNISLGVTANLPDLNTTVTVDAYQIDITDRVVKTGTFSAGDGEDELAALLASVNATGAAFFANAIDTKTQGVDLVVTHRYDISEDAFLSSNISATYSETTQEGDIHSSPLLKDKESTYFDETSRIYLESATPRTKINITETYTRTNWNAMLRGVYFGEVNEATNNVDNQQLYAGKWVFDTSVGYKILNHTWLTVGINNLLDTYPDEAIKANQSSGRFLYSRRSKQFGVNGRYLFSRLSFNL; encoded by the coding sequence ATGGGTAGACTTTCTACTTATCGTATAATTTTTTCATTTTTTATTAGCCTGTTCCTATTGGGAACTGCTTTTGGCCAAACAGGTAAAATTGCCGGGTCTGTTTATGATGCAGATAATGGTGATCCACTTGTTGGCGTGAATGTTGAAGTTTTAGATCAGTTTACAGGTGCAGCAACCGATGGCAATGGTGAGTATGTAATTACAATTGCTGAGGGGAGTTATACTTTACGTATTACAATTATTGGATATGAATCAGTTGATAAGGATGTTAAGGTTATTTCCGGCGAGACTACTCGGATAGATTTTGAAACTAATCAAACCATTGCCGAGCTTGCAGATGTTGTGGTTGTTATTGGTTCACGCGCGCAAAGACCACGTACATCAACAGAATCAGTTGTTCCGGTAGATGTAATTGATATTCAGCAACTTGTATCTCAGGCACCGCAAGTAACAGTTAATGAAATTTTAAACTATGCAGCGCCATCATTTTCTTCAAACACGCAAACAATCTCAGATGGTACTGACCATATCGATCCTGCTTCTTTACGCGGCCTTGGTCCTGATCAGGTTTTGGTTTTAATAAACGGCAAAAGAAGACATACAACATCGCTTGTAAATGTAAATGGTACTTTTGGCCGTGGTAATGTTGGAACGGATTTAAACTCAATTCCATCAGCTGCCATAAAAAGAGTTGAAGTTTTGCGCGATGGCGCTGCAGCCCAATATGGCTCTGATGCTATTGCCGGTGTTATTAATATTGTTTTACGCGATGCAACAGACAAACTAAATGTAACTACAAACGCAGGTAGTTATTATTCTTCGGAATCGGAAGGTGATAATGATGGAAGTTATGAAAATGTTTCCATGAATTATGGATTGCCTCTCGGAACAGAGGGTGGATTTATTAATTTTACAGGATCGTATGAAGACCGCGATCCAACAAACAGAATGAAGGAGTGGGAAGGTCAGATTTTTGCAGGTTATAACTCAACAGATCCAAACTATTCTGGTGATCCTGATGCAGATATTACCGATGCTGAATTAGCAAGACGTGGCCAAACCCGCAGCGATTATAATATGCGTGTCGGGCAGGCTGCTTATAAAAGCGGCTCCGTTTTTTTGAACATGGCTATTCCAACAAGTAAAACATCTGAAGTTTATGCTTTTGGCGGGTTAAGTTACAGAAATGGTAATTCGGCAGGTTTTTACCGTTTGCCTTACCAGGAAAGAACAGTAACAAGTGTTTATCACAATGGGTTTTTACCAGAAATAAATTCAATTATTCATGATCGTTCTTTTGCCATTGGTATTCGTGGTAAAGCAAAAGGTTGGGATTTGGATTTAAGTAATACGTGGGGAACAAATACTTTTCAGTTCCAGATTGGTAACACCCTTAATGCATCACTAGAAGACGCCACGAAAACAAGTTATAATTCAGGTGGCCATGGTTTTACTCAAAATACAGCAAACTTTGATGCCAGCAGACATTTAGATGATATTATGGAAGGTCTGAACATGGCCTTTGGTTTTGAGTATCGTTATGAAAATTATGAAATTATTGCCGGTGAAGAAGGCTCATATGCAAAATATGATAAACTTGGTAATATTGTAACACCAAATACACCAGATTCTTTAATTGTAAGAGGGCCAAATGGTTCAGCCCGGCCAGGTGGAGCACAGGTTTTTCCGGGATTCCGTCCTTCAAATGAGTTGAGTGAATATCGCACAAGTGCAGCTTTTTATGCGGATGTTGAAGTAGACTTTACCGAAAGCCTTTTTGGTACGGCAGCATATAGATTTGAAGATTATAGTGACTTTGGTTCAACCAATAATTTTAAAATAGCAGGTCGTGTTCAAGCTACTGACGATTTCGCTGTTCGTGGTGCATTTAGTACAGGTTTCCGTGCACCTTCGCTGCACCAGATTTATTTTAATTCTACTTCTACGCTTTTTGTGGATGGAATTCCCAATGAAGTTGGTTCATTTTCTAATGATAGCCGTGTAGCTCAAATATTAGGCATACCTAAACTAAAAGAAGAAACATCTCAGAATATCAGCCTTGGTGTTACTGCAAACTTACCGGATTTAAATACGACTGTAACAGTTGATGCATATCAAATTGATATTACAGACCGTGTTGTTAAAACAGGAACTTTCAGTGCAGGTGACGGTGAAGATGAACTTGCTGCGTTACTTGCCAGTGTAAATGCAACCGGTGCAGCCTTTTTTGCCAATGCAATTGATACAAAAACACAAGGCGTTGATCTTGTTGTAACTCATAGATACGATATCTCTGAAGATGCCTTCTTAAGTTCAAACATTTCCGCAACTTATTCTGAAACAACTCAGGAAGGTGATATCCATTCATCTCCATTGTTAAAAGACAAGGAAAGCACCTATTTTGATGAAACAAGCCGCATTTATCTTGAATCTGCTACCCCTCGTACAAAAATAAATATTACCGAAACATATACCAGAACAAACTGGAATGCGATGCTTAGAGGCGTTTATTTTGGTGAAGTTAACGAAGCAACTAATAATGTTGATAATCAACAACTTTATGCAGGGAAGTGGGTTTTTGATACTAGTGTTGGCTACAAAATTTTAAATCATACCTGGCTAACAGTTGGTATAAACAATCTTTTGGATACATATCCCGATGAAGCAATTAAAGCAAATCAAAGTAGCGGACGTTTCCTATATTCCAGAAGATCAAAGCAATTTGGAGTTAATGGGCGTTATTTATTTTCTCGCTTGTCCTTTAATCTTTAA